The DNA window CGGCACTTACCGAGGTCTTTTCGAGGTTAGTGTCCGCTATGTACTCCAAAGAGCGCGAGCGTTTCCCGCAGGAACTTTTTCTGCCCGGATTCCCCACCCGCGGCAACCTAACGCCCGGGACTGAAGACTCACAACCTCCCTCTCCCCATCCCGCCCCCGACCGCCCCGGCGTCGTTCTCATTTCTCAACTCAAATCCCTATTTACTATCCCCGCTATTTTTGATAAAATATTCTGAACAGTAACATTTTACACGCCATCATATTTTACAGAGGGAAACACAAATGATTAAAACAGTAGCTTCTTTAGAGCTTCCGGTCAGTGAAACACTTCTGATAAGAAAAAATGTAATCACGCCGGAACAGGGTACGGACGTAGGAAAACGGTTTTGCGTTGTGACGGGGACCCACGGCGATGAGCTGGAGGGGCAGTATGTCTGTTACGAGCTGAACAGAAGAATCAGGGAGCAGATTCACCACCTGAAAGGGACGGTAGAGATTTACCCGGCTCTTAACCCATTGGGGCTGGATACGATCACCAGGGCATTTCCCGTATTTGACGTGGATATGAACCGGATTTTTCCGGGGACCGACAATGGTTCGGTGGCGGAACTGGTGGCCGGCATGATAGTGAAGGACTTAGCCGGAGCGGATATGTGTATCGATGTCCACGCCAGCAATATCTATATCAGGGAGATTCCACAGGTGCGCCTCAATGAGAGCACTTCCGACAGCCTGCTTGATTATGCCAGACGTCTGAACACGGAGTTTGTATGGGTCCATCACGCGTCCACCGTGCTTGAATCAACCCTTGCCCATACTTTAAATATGATTGGCGTTCCCACCCTTGTCGTAGAGATGGGAGTCGGCATGAGAATTACGGAGAAGTTCTGTTTCCAGCTGGTAGACGGGATCTTCTGTCTGCTGAAAGACCTCGGCATCTGGGACGGCCCGGTGATCGAGCCGAAAGAGCCGATAGTTTCGCTTGGCGGCGAAGTGGGCTTTGTCAATGCCGGCAAATCGGGGCTTTTTGTCTCAAAGGTGGTGCACAGGAACGACATCAAAAAAGGAGAGCTGATCGGCGAGATTGTCAATCCGCTGGAAGGAACCGTGGAGGAGCGGCTGTACGCCCCCTGTGACGGGCTGATTTTCACGCTGAGAGCCTATCCGATGGTGGAGGAAGGTTCTTTAATTGCCCGGATTCTGGGAGGTGTCGTCGGATGAAACACGAACTGATTTACTCGATGAAGAACATCCACAGGGATGATTTTAATATTTACGGCTACCGTTTCGGCAAAAACGGCGGCAAGGCGGCCTGCATTGTGGGTTCGCTCCGGGGCGACGAGGTGCAGCCACTCTATATCTGTTCGCTCCTGGTTAAGATGCTGAAGGAGATAGAGACGCACGGCGGTATTGTGGGGGATAATGAGATCCTCGTAATCCCCTCGGTCAACCATCCGGCGATGAATGTGGGCAAACACTTCTGGTCCACGGACAATTCCGACATCAACCGCCTTTTCCCGGGAGATGAGAATGGCGAGACGACGAAGAGGCTGGCCGCCGGTATTTTCGGCAAGGTAAAAGATTACGGCTATGGAATACAGTTTGGAAGTCTCTATATGACGGGAGACTATGCGCCCCACGTCCGCATGATGGAAACGGGATACCACAATCCGGGCCTGGCCAATCTCTTCGGCCTGCCCTATGTGGTGATGCGCAAGCCGACGCCATATGATACAGCCACACTAAACTACAACTGGCAGATGAACGGGACGAATGCATTTACCGTTTTTTCCGCATCCACGGAGACGATTGACGAACCGTCCGCGAAGCAGGCGGCCTCCAGTGTCCTGCGCTTTCTGACGAGGATGGGAATTATCCGCTATAACAGCCACAGCGGTTATATAGCGAGTGTGATCCGCGAGGAGGATCTGACCAGTGTAAAAACAGACCGCGCCGGTTTTTTCTGCCGGGAAGCGGAGCCGGGGAGCGAGGTTCTGCGGGGAGATCGGATGGCAACGATCATTGAACCAGGAAGCGGAGAGGTGATAAGCCAGATTCTGGCCCCCACGGATGGAATTGTATTTTTTGCCCACTCCCAGCCCCTTGTAATGGAGAGGGCGATTGTTTTTAAGATTATCAGACGCCTCCATGCCTGAGTGCGGCGGAAATGTCCATACAGGATGCCGCGGTCTTATGAGGAAACAGGGGCGTATTATAAAGAGGAATATTCAAGGAAGGAATTAGAGAAATGGCAAGTGACAGCTTAAAAGATTTTTTAGATGCCGGGGAATCCGACGGCGGGAGAGAATTTACGACGGGGGATGATTTTTACCAGCTTTATCTGGAAGAACTGAAGATGGTTCCTCCCTGCACGCCGGAGGAGGAAGAACGTCTGCTGGATGAAATCCTGGCAGGCAGCCAGGCGGCGGTGAAACGTCTGGTGGAAGGAAAACTGGGACAGGCGGTTAAAATTGCCGAGGAGTACAAAGACAGGGGCCTCACGATGAATGATCTCGTTCAGGAAGCCAACATTGCCCTTCTGCTCACCGCCCAGGAATACAGCGGCGGAGATTTCAACGGGCAGGCGGAGGAACGCATCCGAAGGATGATAGAGGATGCCATGGAACTTCAGAGTTCGGAATACAGGGTCGAGGAAGAAATGCTGGCCCGGGTCAACGTCCTCAAGGACATTTCCGCCAGCATGGCGGAGGAACTGGGCCGGGAGGCCACGGTGGAAGAACTGGCCGAACGGATGAAGATGACGGAGGAAGAGATCCGGGATATCATGAAACTGACTCTCGATGCAATGAGCGTCAGCGGAGAGTAGGGCAGCCGGAACGATGAAATTTTACTTACTGCGTCATGGACAGACAAGATGGAATATTGAAGGAAAAATACAGGGCAAGACGGACATCCCGTTAAACGAGACAGGGATGGAGCAGGCGGAATGTCTCGCAGGGGCCATGGCAGACTGCCGGGCGCGGGCGCTCTTTTCAAGCCCGCTTCTCAGGGCAAGGCAGACAGCTGGTATCGTGGCGGGGAAGATGGGACTTGAGGTCACGGTTCTGCCGGAGCTGAAGGAAGTGGATTTCGGCCTGTGGGAGGGCAGAACCTGGAAGGATATCGAAGAAAACTATCCCGTGGACTACAAAAACTGGGAGAAAAACCCGGCCAGGGCGGCGCCCACGGGAGGAGAACTCCGGCAGTCCTGTATGAACCGCAGCCGGAGCGCCGTGGAACAGATGCTTGGGACTGTGAATGTCCTGGGCGGAGGAGACGTATGCGTTGTCGCCCATGGAGGCATCCTGGTCTATCTCATCGACTACCTTCTGAGAAACCAGGAGGAGAAGCGGGAGATTATCGTCAAGAATGCAAGTATTTCCATTGTGGAATATGATGAAAAATTGGGACTTGGAAAGCTTCTGGAACTCAACCGCACGTCCCATTTGCCGGCCGTCTGTAACCGGAAAACAAATAAGTACTGTTAATAAAAAATATTAGATATATTAATTTTACTAATCTATCAAAGTTGTGTATGATTAAGGCAGATGATGGACAGAGTTACTTTCCATACTGCGGCCGGAAGGCGGCCGCGGTTCGGACGGTAGTCGGACAGTATGCATCTGTCTTTTTTTTCGCACAAATTGCCAGCAGAAAAACAGGAGGTACTTTAATGAGTGTAAGACGAATTTTCGTTGAAAAGAAACCGGAATTTGCCGTAAGAGCTAAGGAACTGCGCACGGAGATCGAGAATTATCTGGGGATCAGCACGATCACGGATGTCCGTGTCTTAGTACGCTATGACGTGGAGGACGTATCAGAGGAGGTATACAAAGAGGCTCTGGTTACGATTTTCTCCGAGCCGCCGGTAGATTTTGTATATGAAGAGAGCTTCCCGTCAGCAGAGGGAGACACGATTTTCACCGTAGAGTATCTGCCGGGACAGTTCGATCAGAGGGCGGACTCTGCCGAGCAGTGCGTAAAGCTGTTAAATGAAGAAGAAAACCCGGTCATCAAATCGGCCACCACCTATGTGATCTCCGGCGCCCTGACCGCAGAGCAGGCAGAGGCGGTTAAATCACTGTGCATCAATCCGGTGGATTCCAGGGAGAATAACAACGAAAAACCGGAAACCCTGGTAACCGTATTTGAACAGCCGGAGGACGTGCAGATTTTTGAGGGCTTCTGCGGTTTTACACAGGACAGCCTCAAAGAACTTTACGGTTCTTTAAATCTGGCCATGACGTTCAAGGATTTCGAACACATCCAGAATTATTTTAAAAACGAGGAGAAGAGAGATCCGTCCGTGACGGAGATCCGCGTTCTCGATACATATTGGTCCGATCACTGCCGCCATACCACATTCCAGACAGAGCTTAAGAATGTGGAATTTACGAAAGGCGACTATAATGAGCCGATCGAGGCGTCTTACCACAAATATCTGGCCGATCGCGAAGAAATTTTCAAAGGCCGTGACGACAAATTTGTCTGCCTGATGGATCTCGCCCTGATGGCAATGAGAAAACTCCGCAAAGAAGGAAAACTCGAAGATATGGAGGTTTCCGAGGAGATCAACGCCTGCAGTATCGTAGTGCCGGTTGTCATCGACGGACAGGAAGAGGAGTGGCTTGTCAACTTTAAGAACGAGACCCACAACCACCCGACCGAGATTGAGCCCTTCGGCGGCGCAGCAACCTGCCTTGGCGGAGCGATCCGCGATCCGCTTTCGGGACGTACCTACGTATATCAGGCCATGCGCGTGACTGGTGCGGCAGACCCGACAAAACCGATGTCCGAGACACTTCACGGAAAGCTTCCGCAGAAGAGGATTGTGACGGATGCGGCGCACGGCTACAGCTCTTACGGAAACCAGATTGGCCTGGCAACCGGGTATGTAAAAGAGATTTATCATCCGAATTATGTGGCAAAGAGAATGGAGATCGGCGCCGTGATGGCGGCTGCTCCAAGGAAGAACGTAATCCGCGAGACATCCGATCCGGGCGATGTCATCATCCTGATGGGAGGCCGCACGGGCCGCGACGGGATCGGCGGTGCCACAGGTTCTTCCAAGGTTCATACCGAGGCATCCATCGAAGTGTGTGGAGCCGAGGTTCAGAAGGGCAACGCGCCGACCGAGAGAAAGCTTCAGAGACTGTTCCGCCGCCCTGAGGTGAGCAGTTTAATCAAGAAATGTAACGACTTTGGTGCCGGCGGCGTTTCCGTAGCCATCGGTGAGCTGGCGGACGGGCTTCAGATCGACCTGGACTCCGTGCCGAAGAAATACGCCGGCCTGGACGGAACCGAGATTGCCATTTCCGAGTCCCAGGAGAGAATGGCGGTTGTCGTAGATCCGAAAGACGTCGATAAGATGCTTAAATTTGCCGAAGAGGAGAACCTGGAAGCCATTCCGGCAGCCGTTGTGACGGAGTCCCCGAGACTTGTTATGAACTGGAGAGGAAAGACGATTGTTGATTTAAGCCGCGCGTTCCTCGATACCAACGGAGCGCATCAGGAGGCAGACGTTACCGTGGAAGTTCCCGTAAAAGAGGGAAATCTCTTCGAGCGGAAAGAAGTGGGCGATGTACGGGAAACCTGGCTCAAGATGCTGTCCGGTTTAAATGTATGCTCCCAGAAGGGCCTTGTGGAGATGTTCGACGGTTCTATCGGCGCTGCCAGCGTATTCATGCCCTACGGCGGAAAATACCAGCTTACCGAGACACAGGCGATGCTTGCCAAGCTTCCGGTAGAAAAGGGAAGCTGTGACACCGTGACGATGATGAGCTACGGTTACGATCCATACCTTTCCAGCTGGAGCCCATACCACGGAGCCGTTTATGCGGTTCTGGATTCGATTGCAAAGATCGTAGCAAACGGCGGAGACTACAAAAAGATCCGTTTCACGTTCCAGGAATACTTTAAACGTATGACGGAGGATCCGAAACGTTGGGGAACACCGTTCTCCTCCCTGCTGGGCGCTTATGATGCACAGATTGGGTTCGGCCTTCCTTCCATCGGCGGAAAAGACAGTATGTCCGGAACCTTTAACGACGAGGAGCACGGAGAGATCAACGTACCTCCGACACTTGTATCCTTTGCCGTGGATATTTCCGATAAACAGCATGTGGTTTCGCCTGAGTTTAAGAAAGCGGGCAGCAAGATTGTCCTGTTTACAATCGAAAAAGACAAGTATGACCTTCCCGTATACAGCCAGATTATGGATGGCTATGAGAAACTTTATAAGGACATGGAGGCCGGAAAGATTATTTCCGCCTATGCGGTGGAGGGCCACGGCATCGCCGAGGCGGTCAGCAAGATGGCGTTCGGCAACAAGCTGGGCGTAAAAGTTGAGCACAATGTGGATCCGAGAGACTTCTTTGCACCAGGCTGGGGCAATATCGTATGCGAAGTGCCGGACGGAAAAGTGGGTGAACTCTCCATCTCCTATACCGTGATTGGTGAAGTGACGGACAAAGCGGTATTT is part of the [Clostridium] symbiosum genome and encodes:
- a CDS encoding M14 family metallopeptidase, whose translation is MIKTVASLELPVSETLLIRKNVITPEQGTDVGKRFCVVTGTHGDELEGQYVCYELNRRIREQIHHLKGTVEIYPALNPLGLDTITRAFPVFDVDMNRIFPGTDNGSVAELVAGMIVKDLAGADMCIDVHASNIYIREIPQVRLNESTSDSLLDYARRLNTEFVWVHHASTVLESTLAHTLNMIGVPTLVVEMGVGMRITEKFCFQLVDGIFCLLKDLGIWDGPVIEPKEPIVSLGGEVGFVNAGKSGLFVSKVVHRNDIKKGELIGEIVNPLEGTVEERLYAPCDGLIFTLRAYPMVEEGSLIARILGGVVG
- a CDS encoding M14 family metallopeptidase, which codes for MKHELIYSMKNIHRDDFNIYGYRFGKNGGKAACIVGSLRGDEVQPLYICSLLVKMLKEIETHGGIVGDNEILVIPSVNHPAMNVGKHFWSTDNSDINRLFPGDENGETTKRLAAGIFGKVKDYGYGIQFGSLYMTGDYAPHVRMMETGYHNPGLANLFGLPYVVMRKPTPYDTATLNYNWQMNGTNAFTVFSASTETIDEPSAKQAASSVLRFLTRMGIIRYNSHSGYIASVIREEDLTSVKTDRAGFFCREAEPGSEVLRGDRMATIIEPGSGEVISQILAPTDGIVFFAHSQPLVMERAIVFKIIRRLHA
- a CDS encoding sigma-70 domain-containing protein: MASDSLKDFLDAGESDGGREFTTGDDFYQLYLEELKMVPPCTPEEEERLLDEILAGSQAAVKRLVEGKLGQAVKIAEEYKDRGLTMNDLVQEANIALLLTAQEYSGGDFNGQAEERIRRMIEDAMELQSSEYRVEEEMLARVNVLKDISASMAEELGREATVEELAERMKMTEEEIRDIMKLTLDAMSVSGE
- a CDS encoding histidine phosphatase family protein — encoded protein: MKFYLLRHGQTRWNIEGKIQGKTDIPLNETGMEQAECLAGAMADCRARALFSSPLLRARQTAGIVAGKMGLEVTVLPELKEVDFGLWEGRTWKDIEENYPVDYKNWEKNPARAAPTGGELRQSCMNRSRSAVEQMLGTVNVLGGGDVCVVAHGGILVYLIDYLLRNQEEKREIIVKNASISIVEYDEKLGLGKLLELNRTSHLPAVCNRKTNKYC
- a CDS encoding phosphoribosylformylglycinamidine synthase, encoding MSVRRIFVEKKPEFAVRAKELRTEIENYLGISTITDVRVLVRYDVEDVSEEVYKEALVTIFSEPPVDFVYEESFPSAEGDTIFTVEYLPGQFDQRADSAEQCVKLLNEEENPVIKSATTYVISGALTAEQAEAVKSLCINPVDSRENNNEKPETLVTVFEQPEDVQIFEGFCGFTQDSLKELYGSLNLAMTFKDFEHIQNYFKNEEKRDPSVTEIRVLDTYWSDHCRHTTFQTELKNVEFTKGDYNEPIEASYHKYLADREEIFKGRDDKFVCLMDLALMAMRKLRKEGKLEDMEVSEEINACSIVVPVVIDGQEEEWLVNFKNETHNHPTEIEPFGGAATCLGGAIRDPLSGRTYVYQAMRVTGAADPTKPMSETLHGKLPQKRIVTDAAHGYSSYGNQIGLATGYVKEIYHPNYVAKRMEIGAVMAAAPRKNVIRETSDPGDVIILMGGRTGRDGIGGATGSSKVHTEASIEVCGAEVQKGNAPTERKLQRLFRRPEVSSLIKKCNDFGAGGVSVAIGELADGLQIDLDSVPKKYAGLDGTEIAISESQERMAVVVDPKDVDKMLKFAEEENLEAIPAAVVTESPRLVMNWRGKTIVDLSRAFLDTNGAHQEADVTVEVPVKEGNLFERKEVGDVRETWLKMLSGLNVCSQKGLVEMFDGSIGAASVFMPYGGKYQLTETQAMLAKLPVEKGSCDTVTMMSYGYDPYLSSWSPYHGAVYAVLDSIAKIVANGGDYKKIRFTFQEYFKRMTEDPKRWGTPFSSLLGAYDAQIGFGLPSIGGKDSMSGTFNDEEHGEINVPPTLVSFAVDISDKQHVVSPEFKKAGSKIVLFTIEKDKYDLPVYSQIMDGYEKLYKDMEAGKIISAYAVEGHGIAEAVSKMAFGNKLGVKVEHNVDPRDFFAPGWGNIVCEVPDGKVGELSISYTVIGEVTDKAVFEYGSAAITMDEALNQWTGTLEKVFPTSSGVKQTEVRNELYKADGVHICKNKVAKPTVFIPVMPGTNCEYDSAKAFERAGADVIVKVFRNMSASDIRESIEEYKKAISRSQIIMFPGGFSAGDEPEGSAKFFATVFRNAVMQEEIEKLLNDRDGLILGVCNGFQTLIKLGLLPGGKIEPQKADSPTLTMNNIGRHISRMASLKVVSNKSPWLQEAELGGVYVNPLSHGEGRFVASDEWINTLYANGQVATQYVDLAGNPTMDEEWNPNGSYMAIEGITSVDGRIFGKMGHSERRGDGVAVNIYGDQDMKVFESGVKYFK